A window of Roseovarius sp. THAF27 contains these coding sequences:
- a CDS encoding phosphoenolpyruvate carboxykinase, producing MSAGRVNPNFTLEHQGITGLGQVHYNLIEPALIEEALRKGEGRLGKGGTFLVSTGQFTGRSPKDKHVVKTDSVADSIWWENNAPMTPEAFDQLYTDMIAHMQGRDYFVQDLVGGADPAHSINMRMVTELAWHGLFIRHMLRRPEREALDSFTADFTVINCPTFKADPARHGCVSETVIAINFDRKLILIGNTEYAGENKKSVFSVLNYLLPEKGIMPMHCSANHANGNPVDTAIFFGLSGTGKTTLSADPNRTLIGDDEHGWSDRGTFNFEGGCYAKTINLDPEAEPEIYATTEKFGTVIENMVYDEETLELDFADDSLTANMRCAYPMSYISNASETALGGHPKNIIMLTCDAFGVLPPIARLSPAQAMYHFLSGFTAKVAGTERGLTEAEPTFSTCFGAPFMPRRPEVYGNLLREKIAKHGATCWLVNTGWTGGAYGTGERMPIKATRALLTAALDGSLNEVEFRKDPNFGFEVPVSVPGVPEVLLDPRRTWDEGAAYDAQADKLVKMFADNFEQYVPYIDEDVKAAAIG from the coding sequence ATGTCAGCAGGACGGGTCAATCCCAACTTTACCCTCGAGCACCAGGGGATCACGGGCCTCGGCCAAGTGCATTACAACCTGATCGAACCCGCCCTGATCGAAGAGGCACTCCGCAAGGGCGAGGGGCGCCTCGGCAAGGGCGGCACCTTCCTCGTCTCGACCGGCCAGTTCACCGGCCGGTCCCCCAAGGACAAGCACGTCGTCAAGACCGACAGCGTCGCCGACAGCATCTGGTGGGAAAACAACGCCCCGATGACGCCCGAGGCGTTCGACCAGCTCTACACCGACATGATCGCCCACATGCAGGGCCGCGACTATTTCGTGCAGGACCTCGTCGGCGGCGCCGATCCGGCGCATTCGATCAACATGCGCATGGTCACCGAACTGGCCTGGCACGGCCTCTTCATCCGCCACATGCTGCGCCGCCCCGAGCGCGAGGCGCTGGACAGTTTCACCGCCGACTTCACCGTCATCAACTGCCCGACCTTCAAGGCCGACCCGGCCCGGCACGGCTGCGTGTCGGAAACCGTGATCGCCATCAACTTCGACCGCAAGCTGATCCTGATCGGCAACACCGAATACGCCGGCGAGAACAAGAAATCGGTCTTCTCGGTGCTGAACTACCTGCTGCCGGAAAAAGGCATCATGCCGATGCACTGCTCGGCCAACCACGCCAACGGCAACCCCGTGGACACCGCCATCTTCTTCGGCCTCAGCGGCACCGGCAAGACCACCCTTTCCGCCGATCCCAACCGCACGCTCATCGGGGATGACGAACACGGCTGGTCGGATCGCGGCACCTTCAACTTCGAGGGCGGCTGTTATGCCAAGACGATCAATCTCGATCCCGAGGCAGAGCCGGAAATCTACGCCACGACCGAGAAATTCGGCACCGTGATCGAGAACATGGTCTACGACGAGGAAACGCTGGAACTCGACTTCGCCGATGACAGCCTCACCGCGAACATGCGCTGCGCCTACCCGATGAGCTACATCTCCAACGCCTCGGAAACAGCGCTTGGCGGGCACCCCAAGAACATCATCATGCTGACCTGCGACGCGTTCGGCGTGCTGCCTCCCATCGCGCGTCTGTCGCCGGCGCAGGCGATGTACCACTTCCTGTCGGGCTTCACCGCCAAGGTCGCCGGAACCGAGCGCGGCCTGACCGAGGCCGAGCCTACCTTCTCGACCTGCTTCGGCGCACCCTTCATGCCCCGCCGCCCCGAGGTCTACGGCAACCTCCTGCGCGAAAAGATCGCCAAGCACGGCGCGACCTGCTGGCTGGTCAACACCGGCTGGACCGGCGGCGCCTACGGCACCGGCGAGCGGATGCCGATCAAGGCCACCCGTGCGCTGCTGACAGCCGCGCTTGACGGTTCGCTGAACGAGGTCGAGTTCCGCAAGGACCCCAATTTCGGCTTCGAGGTTCCGGTCAGCGTGCCCGGCGTGCCCGAGGTCCTCCTGGACCCGCGCCGCACCTGGGACGAGGGCGCGGCCTACGACGCGCAGGCCGACAAGCTGGTCAAGATGTTCGCCGACAATTTCGAGCAGTACGTGCCCTATATCGACGAGGACGTGAAAGCCGCCGCCATCGGCTGA
- a CDS encoding MarC family protein, with translation MDWAALARELVTLIVVIDPVGSIPVFLFAVQGVPRALHRRFALRAVAIAALVLLAFLVGGQFLLESLGLRLGSFQIAGGIILFLFAMTMIFGESKPAREIEEAERDHLAGAVFPLAMPSIASPGAMLAIVILTDNHTESLANQAITAGLLLLVLLMTLGLLLAATYVHRVIGSTGASVISRVMGIVLATIAVDAVLGGFDALGVMDVAPPPVESPLNKAAPK, from the coding sequence ATGGACTGGGCTGCCCTTGCAAGAGAACTGGTGACGCTGATCGTGGTCATCGACCCCGTGGGGTCGATCCCGGTGTTCCTGTTTGCGGTTCAGGGCGTGCCGCGGGCGCTGCACCGGCGCTTTGCGCTGCGGGCGGTGGCGATTGCGGCGCTGGTGCTGCTGGCGTTCCTGGTGGGCGGGCAGTTCCTGCTGGAATCGCTGGGGCTGCGGCTGGGATCGTTCCAGATCGCGGGCGGGATCATCCTGTTTTTGTTCGCGATGACGATGATCTTCGGCGAGTCGAAGCCCGCGCGTGAGATCGAGGAGGCCGAGCGCGACCATCTGGCGGGCGCGGTGTTTCCGCTGGCGATGCCGTCGATCGCGTCGCCGGGTGCGATGCTGGCCATCGTGATCCTGACGGACAACCACACAGAGTCCCTGGCCAACCAGGCGATCACGGCGGGGCTGCTTCTCTTGGTGCTGCTCATGACGCTGGGGCTGCTTTTGGCGGCGACATACGTGCACCGCGTGATCGGCAGCACGGGGGCCAGCGTGATCAGCCGGGTGATGGGGATCGTGCTGGCGACGATTGCCGTGGATGCGGTGCTGGGCGGGTTCGACGCGCTGGGCGTGATGGACGTGGCGCCGCCGCCGGTGGAGAGCCCGTTGAACAAGGCGGCGCCGAAGTAG
- a CDS encoding YtoQ family protein, whose translation MLSVYLSGEIHTDWREQIIEGARGLDVEFSAPVTDHGASDDCGVTILGAEENKYWHDHKGAMVNAIRTRKGIEEADIVVVRFGDKYKQWNAAFDAGYASAMGKSLIILQPPEHDHALKEVDAAALAVTREPGQVVEILRYVLEGTLPK comes from the coding sequence ATGCTGAGCGTATATCTTTCAGGCGAGATCCATACCGACTGGCGCGAGCAGATCATCGAAGGGGCCAGGGGCCTCGACGTGGAGTTTTCCGCGCCGGTGACGGATCACGGCGCCAGCGACGATTGCGGCGTGACGATCCTGGGAGCGGAAGAGAACAAGTACTGGCACGACCACAAGGGCGCCATGGTGAACGCGATCCGGACCCGCAAGGGGATCGAGGAAGCCGACATCGTGGTCGTGCGGTTCGGCGACAAGTACAAGCAGTGGAACGCGGCCTTTGACGCAGGCTATGCCAGCGCGATGGGCAAGTCGCTGATCATTCTGCAGCCGCCGGAGCATGACCACGCCTTGAAGGAGGTGGACGCCGCGGCGCTGGCCGTGACGCGCGAGCCGGGGCAGGTGGTGGAGATCCTGCGCTATGTCCTGGAAGGGACGTTGCCGAAGTAG
- the pheT gene encoding phenylalanine--tRNA ligase subunit beta, translating to MKFTLSWLKDHLETTAGVAEIAEALTDLGLEVEEISNPAETLADFTIGKVVSAEKHPDADRLRVCQVDTDEGVKQIICGAPNAREGITVVVAKPGVYVPGIDTTIGVGKIRGIESFGMMASEREMELSDEHDGIIELPSGEVGERFVDWLAENDPAKVDPVIEIAITPNRPDALGVRGIALDLAARGLGTMKEAPRAHVEGQFPCPITVSIDEDTRTDGCFVFAGRLIRGVTNGPSPKWLQDRLRAIGLRPISALVDITNFFTYDRNRPLHVFDADKVAGNLRVHRASGGETLVGLDEKEYTFSKGQVVISDENGIESVGGIMGGLATGCTAETTNVFLEAAVWDHIQIAHTGRGLKINSDARYRNERGIDPAFNMEAHDLATQMILDLCGGEASNLVVAGEVPDVARAYRLDAARVQSLVGMEIPESEQRQTLTRLGFRMEGNTAHVPSWRPDIMGEADLVEEVARVASLTKLEGRPMPRMQAGVPEPILSTAQQRERAARRMAASLGYNECVTYSFIDKASAELFGGGGDATMLANPISSEMSHMRPDLLPGLLRAAARNQARGAMDLALFELGHAFHGGEPGEQHVQVSGILVGRTGPKDVHKASRPVDLYDAKADAEAVLGALDAPAKVQILRGASEWWHPGRHGMICLGPKKVLGVFGELHPKILREMDVKGPVVGFTLYPQEIPQPRNTDANRGAMKISDLQVVERDFAFVVDADVEALTLVNAAAGADKALIEDVRVFDEFIGGSLGEGKKSLALTVRLQPTEKTLKDADIEAVSARIVEKVTKATGGMLRG from the coding sequence ATGAAATTCACCCTGTCCTGGCTGAAAGACCATCTTGAGACCACTGCCGGCGTGGCGGAGATCGCCGAGGCGCTGACCGATCTTGGTCTCGAGGTGGAAGAGATTTCCAACCCGGCGGAGACGCTTGCGGACTTTACCATCGGCAAGGTGGTGAGCGCCGAAAAGCATCCCGATGCGGACCGTCTGCGGGTGTGCCAGGTGGACACCGACGAGGGCGTGAAACAGATCATCTGCGGGGCGCCGAATGCGCGCGAAGGCATCACCGTCGTGGTGGCCAAGCCCGGCGTCTACGTGCCCGGGATCGACACCACGATAGGGGTGGGCAAGATCCGCGGGATCGAGAGCTTCGGCATGATGGCGTCGGAGCGCGAGATGGAGCTGTCGGACGAGCATGACGGGATCATCGAGCTGCCTTCGGGCGAGGTCGGTGAGCGGTTCGTCGACTGGCTGGCCGAGAACGACCCGGCCAAGGTGGACCCGGTGATCGAGATCGCGATCACGCCCAACCGGCCCGACGCGCTGGGTGTGCGGGGGATCGCGCTGGATCTAGCGGCGCGGGGGCTGGGGACCATGAAGGAGGCGCCGCGCGCGCATGTGGAGGGGCAGTTTCCGTGCCCGATCACTGTCAGCATCGACGAGGATACCAGGACGGACGGTTGTTTCGTCTTTGCCGGGCGGCTGATCCGGGGTGTGACCAACGGGCCGAGCCCGAAGTGGTTGCAGGACCGGCTGCGGGCCATCGGGCTGCGGCCGATTTCGGCGCTGGTGGATATCACCAATTTCTTCACCTATGACCGCAATCGGCCGCTGCACGTGTTCGACGCCGACAAGGTGGCGGGAAACCTGCGGGTGCATCGCGCCAGTGGGGGCGAGACGCTGGTGGGGCTGGACGAGAAGGAATACACCTTCTCGAAAGGGCAGGTGGTGATCTCGGACGAGAACGGCATCGAGAGCGTTGGCGGCATCATGGGCGGGCTGGCGACGGGCTGTACGGCCGAGACGACGAACGTGTTCCTCGAAGCGGCTGTCTGGGACCATATCCAGATCGCGCATACGGGCCGGGGGCTGAAGATCAACTCGGACGCGCGGTATCGCAACGAGCGGGGGATCGACCCGGCGTTCAACATGGAAGCGCACGACCTGGCGACGCAGATGATCCTGGACCTGTGCGGCGGCGAGGCGTCGAACCTGGTGGTGGCGGGCGAGGTGCCCGACGTGGCGCGGGCGTACCGCCTGGATGCCGCGCGGGTGCAGTCGCTGGTGGGCATGGAGATCCCGGAATCCGAGCAGCGCCAGACGCTGACGCGGCTGGGCTTTCGCATGGAGGGCAACACCGCCCACGTGCCAAGCTGGCGGCCCGATATCATGGGCGAGGCGGATCTGGTGGAGGAAGTGGCGCGGGTGGCCTCGCTGACAAAGCTGGAAGGTCGCCCGATGCCGCGGATGCAGGCGGGCGTGCCCGAGCCGATCCTGAGCACCGCGCAGCAGCGCGAGCGGGCGGCGCGGCGGATGGCGGCATCGCTGGGCTATAACGAGTGCGTCACCTACAGTTTCATCGACAAGGCGAGTGCGGAGCTGTTCGGCGGGGGCGGCGACGCGACGATGCTGGCCAACCCGATCAGCAGCGAGATGAGCCATATGCGGCCGGACCTGCTGCCCGGGTTGTTGCGGGCCGCGGCACGCAACCAGGCGCGGGGGGCGATGGACCTGGCGCTCTTTGAGCTGGGCCACGCGTTTCACGGTGGCGAACCGGGAGAGCAGCACGTGCAGGTGAGCGGTATCCTGGTGGGCCGAACCGGGCCGAAGGACGTGCACAAGGCGAGCCGTCCGGTGGATCTGTACGATGCCAAGGCGGATGCCGAGGCGGTCCTGGGGGCGCTGGACGCGCCGGCGAAAGTTCAGATTCTGCGCGGGGCGTCCGAATGGTGGCACCCGGGGCGGCACGGGATGATCTGCCTGGGGCCGAAGAAGGTGCTGGGCGTCTTTGGCGAGTTGCATCCGAAGATCCTGCGCGAGATGGATGTGAAGGGGCCGGTCGTGGGGTTCACCCTCTACCCGCAGGAAATTCCGCAGCCGCGGAACACCGACGCAAACCGGGGCGCGATGAAGATCAGCGACCTGCAGGTGGTGGAACGCGATTTCGCCTTCGTGGTGGATGCCGATGTGGAGGCGCTGACGCTGGTCAATGCCGCCGCCGGGGCCGACAAGGCGCTGATCGAGGATGTGCGGGTCTTCGACGAGTTCATCGGCGGCAGCCTGGGCGAGGGCAAGAAGAGCCTGGCGCTGACGGTGCGGCTGCAACCGACCGAGAAGACGCTGAAGGACGCGGATATCGAGGCGGTGTCGGCGAGGATCGTCGAGAAGGTGACTAAGGCCACGGGCGGCATGCTGCGCGGGTGA
- a CDS encoding sulfite exporter TauE/SafE family protein — protein sequence MDALLGPDWLMVMAFAWGVAVLGGLVKGVVGFAMPMVVISGLSTVMPPEVALAGLILPTLASNGWQALRQGVRAAWGSLTRFRVFLLAGMTVMLISAQLVRAIPEAVMLLLIGVPIIIYAGFALAGRPLRLPPNPGRRVEAGIGAVAGFFGGISGVWGPPTVAMLTALDTEKTEQMRVQGVIYGMGAVLLTGAHTVSGVLNRATLPLSLSLIVPALIGLGIGFMLQDRIDQRLFRRLTLAVLVIAGLNLVRRGIMSF from the coding sequence ATGGATGCGTTGCTCGGCCCTGACTGGTTGATGGTGATGGCGTTCGCCTGGGGCGTGGCCGTGCTGGGCGGACTGGTCAAGGGCGTGGTGGGATTCGCCATGCCGATGGTGGTGATCTCGGGGCTGAGCACGGTGATGCCGCCCGAGGTGGCGCTGGCGGGGCTGATCCTGCCGACATTGGCCTCGAACGGCTGGCAGGCGCTGCGGCAGGGAGTCCGTGCGGCCTGGGGGTCCCTGACGCGGTTCCGGGTGTTCCTGCTGGCCGGGATGACGGTAATGCTGATTTCGGCACAGCTTGTGAGGGCGATCCCGGAGGCGGTGATGCTGCTGCTGATCGGGGTGCCGATCATCATCTACGCGGGCTTTGCGCTGGCCGGGCGGCCCTTGCGGCTGCCGCCCAACCCCGGCCGCCGCGTGGAAGCGGGGATCGGTGCGGTGGCCGGGTTCTTCGGCGGGATCTCGGGCGTGTGGGGGCCGCCGACCGTGGCGATGCTGACCGCGCTGGACACCGAGAAGACCGAGCAGATGCGCGTACAGGGCGTGATCTACGGCATGGGGGCGGTGTTGCTGACCGGAGCGCATACCGTCTCGGGCGTGCTGAACCGCGCCACGCTGCCGCTGTCGCTGTCGCTGATCGTGCCGGCGCTGATTGGCCTCGGGATCGGCTTCATGCTGCAGGACCGGATCGACCAGCGCCTGTTCCGGCGGCTGACGCTGGCGGTGCTGGTCATCGCGGGCCTGAACCTTGTGCGGCGCGGGATCATGAGCTTCTAG
- a CDS encoding acyl-CoA dehydrogenase family protein, translating into MAHDGQDVDLSTEILLKDLLELTGKAVAPAEQILDNARDALRDLVTVEGRVSSRAVEQHQTASHGLAWLATYVESLRQMQGWATRLQDEGKFGEVEQLIHQIAFGEYLWQIYGGIPMNQGEFLRLQDIGLSQDDMRVLMTPEVQTLTQSGNTQAARIRLVELMRERAAEITVGATGLDEELEMIREQFRRYAVDKILPEAHEWHLKDELIPMEIIEELAEMGVFGLTIPEDFGGLGLSKASMCVVSEELSRGYIGVGSLGTRSEIAAELIIAGGTPEQKEKWLPGLASGEILPTAVFTEPNTGSDLGSLKTRAKQDDNGDWILNGNKTWITHAARTHVMTVLARSVQGTDDYKGLSMFLAEKTPGTDEEPFKDSGISGGEIEVLGYRGMKEYTVNFDDFKVKGENLLGGEEGKGFKQLMETFESARIQTAARAIGVAQNALDLGMQYAQDRKQFGKELIEFPRVANKLAMMAVEIMVARQLTYYSAFEKDEGHRCDVEAGMAKLLGARVAWAAADNALQIHGGNGFALEYPVSRVLCDARILNIFEGAGEIQAQVIARRLLG; encoded by the coding sequence ATGGCGCATGACGGACAGGACGTTGACCTTTCGACCGAGATCCTCCTGAAGGACCTGCTGGAGCTGACCGGCAAGGCCGTGGCCCCGGCCGAACAGATCCTCGACAACGCCAGGGACGCCCTGCGCGACCTCGTCACGGTCGAGGGCCGCGTGTCTTCCCGCGCCGTGGAACAACACCAGACCGCCAGCCACGGCCTCGCCTGGCTCGCCACCTACGTCGAATCCCTGCGCCAGATGCAGGGCTGGGCGACCCGCCTGCAGGACGAGGGAAAATTTGGCGAGGTCGAGCAACTCATTCACCAGATCGCCTTCGGCGAGTACCTTTGGCAGATCTACGGCGGCATCCCGATGAACCAGGGCGAATTTCTGCGCCTTCAGGACATCGGCCTTTCCCAGGATGACATGCGCGTGCTGATGACCCCCGAGGTCCAGACGCTCACGCAGTCCGGCAACACCCAGGCCGCCCGCATCCGCCTTGTCGAACTGATGCGGGAACGCGCCGCCGAGATCACCGTCGGCGCCACCGGCCTCGACGAAGAGCTCGAGATGATCCGGGAGCAGTTCCGCCGCTACGCCGTCGACAAGATCCTGCCCGAGGCGCATGAATGGCACCTCAAGGACGAACTGATCCCGATGGAGATCATCGAGGAACTCGCGGAAATGGGCGTCTTCGGCCTGACCATCCCCGAGGACTTCGGCGGCCTTGGCCTGTCGAAAGCGTCGATGTGCGTCGTCTCCGAGGAACTCAGCCGCGGCTATATCGGCGTCGGCTCGCTGGGCACCCGCTCGGAAATCGCCGCCGAACTGATCATCGCCGGCGGCACGCCCGAGCAGAAGGAAAAGTGGCTCCCCGGCCTCGCCTCGGGCGAGATCCTGCCCACGGCCGTCTTCACCGAACCCAACACCGGCTCGGACCTCGGATCGCTCAAGACCCGCGCGAAACAGGACGACAACGGCGACTGGATCCTCAACGGCAACAAGACCTGGATCACCCACGCCGCCCGGACCCACGTGATGACCGTACTGGCCCGCAGCGTACAGGGCACCGACGATTACAAGGGCCTGTCGATGTTCCTGGCCGAAAAGACCCCCGGCACGGATGAAGAGCCGTTCAAGGACTCCGGCATCTCGGGCGGCGAGATCGAGGTGCTGGGCTATCGCGGCATGAAGGAATACACGGTCAATTTCGACGACTTCAAGGTGAAGGGCGAAAACCTTCTGGGCGGCGAAGAGGGCAAGGGCTTCAAGCAACTGATGGAGACCTTCGAGAGCGCCCGCATCCAGACCGCCGCGCGCGCCATCGGCGTGGCGCAGAACGCGCTCGACCTCGGGATGCAATACGCCCAGGACCGCAAGCAGTTCGGCAAGGAGCTGATCGAATTTCCCCGCGTCGCCAACAAGCTGGCGATGATGGCCGTGGAAATCATGGTCGCCCGCCAGCTGACGTACTATTCGGCCTTTGAGAAGGACGAGGGCCACCGCTGCGATGTCGAGGCCGGCATGGCCAAGCTCTTGGGCGCCCGCGTCGCCTGGGCCGCCGCCGACAACGCGCTTCAGATCCACGGCGGCAACGGCTTCGCGCTGGAGTACCCCGTCAGCCGCGTGCTCTGCGACGCCCGCATCCTCAACATCTTCGAGGGTGCCGGCGAGATTCAAGCACAGGTGATTGCACGAAGATTGCTCGGCTGA
- a CDS encoding alpha-D-ribose 1-methylphosphonate 5-triphosphate diphosphatase: MTETFCLANAQVILRDRVMTGAVHVEEGAIAGIEEGDAVPAGAVDCGAGFVAPGLIELHTDNLERHIQPRPKVDWPHNAAILAHDAELASTGITTVFDAMRVGSIPTGRGRYKAYARGLARELWALREEDALKISHFLHLRAEVCSETLEEEMAEFGPEDRVGIVSLMDHTPGQRQFRDITKLADYMKGKHALSDAEFEEHVAQLKALRDANGDRHEAAAVREAARYGAVLASHDDTTAEQVEVSKGYGVAMAEFPTTVEAAEASHARDIAVIMGAPNLIRGGSHSGNVAAGELARAGLLDILSSDYVPSALLLAAVKLGQDWDDMARGLATVTAAPATAVGLQDRGEIAVGKRADLIRFDLRGGVPALRAVWSRGNRVA; this comes from the coding sequence ATGACAGAGACGTTTTGCCTTGCCAATGCGCAAGTGATCCTGCGCGACCGGGTGATGACCGGGGCCGTGCATGTGGAGGAGGGTGCGATCGCCGGGATCGAGGAGGGCGACGCGGTGCCCGCCGGGGCGGTGGACTGCGGGGCCGGTTTCGTGGCGCCGGGGCTGATCGAGCTGCATACCGACAACCTGGAGCGGCATATCCAGCCGCGGCCCAAGGTGGACTGGCCGCACAATGCCGCCATCCTGGCGCATGACGCGGAACTGGCGAGCACCGGGATCACCACGGTGTTCGACGCGATGCGGGTGGGGTCGATCCCCACGGGGCGGGGGCGGTACAAGGCTTATGCGCGGGGACTGGCGCGCGAGCTTTGGGCGCTGCGCGAGGAGGATGCGTTGAAGATCAGTCACTTCCTGCACTTGCGGGCGGAGGTGTGTTCGGAAACTCTGGAGGAGGAGATGGCGGAGTTCGGCCCGGAAGACCGTGTCGGCATCGTCAGCCTGATGGACCACACGCCGGGGCAGAGGCAGTTCCGGGATATCACCAAGCTGGCGGATTACATGAAGGGCAAGCACGCGCTGTCGGATGCGGAATTCGAAGAGCATGTCGCGCAATTGAAGGCGCTGCGCGATGCCAATGGCGACCGGCACGAGGCGGCGGCGGTGCGGGAGGCGGCGCGCTATGGCGCGGTGCTGGCGAGCCATGACGATACGACGGCGGAGCAGGTCGAAGTGTCGAAAGGGTATGGCGTGGCGATGGCGGAGTTTCCGACCACGGTGGAGGCGGCGGAGGCCAGCCACGCGCGGGATATCGCGGTGATCATGGGGGCGCCGAACCTCATCCGGGGCGGGTCGCACTCGGGCAACGTGGCGGCGGGCGAGTTGGCCCGCGCGGGGCTTCTCGATATCCTGTCGTCGGATTACGTGCCCTCGGCCCTGCTGCTGGCGGCGGTCAAGCTGGGACAGGACTGGGATGACATGGCGCGGGGGCTGGCGACGGTGACGGCGGCGCCGGCGACGGCCGTGGGGTTGCAGGACCGGGGCGAGATCGCGGTCGGCAAGCGGGCGGACCTGATCCGGTTCGACCTGCGCGGCGGCGTGCCGGCCTTGCGGGCAGTGTGGAGCCGGGGAAACCGGGTGGCGTGA
- a CDS encoding DUF1045 domain-containing protein — MAFQRYAVYHTPQGALGRFGADWLGWDLESGQPTTPPDIDGLPAPWDDITGTPRKYGFHATVKPPFRLADGWTEIDLLTAFTTHCDLAAPITLDGLELAQLGRFLALVPTGDTHALNALAADTVRDLDAFRAPLTDADLARRRASGLTPEQDALLLQWGYPYVMDQFRCHYTLSGKLPKAQAGQLRAALDPVVTPLVPQPFTLDTLSLCGEDAEGRFHLVHRATLSG; from the coding sequence ATGGCATTCCAACGCTACGCTGTCTACCACACACCGCAGGGCGCCCTGGGCCGGTTCGGCGCCGATTGGCTCGGCTGGGACTTGGAAAGTGGCCAACCGACCACCCCGCCCGACATCGACGGCCTTCCGGCCCCGTGGGACGACATCACCGGCACCCCCCGCAAATACGGCTTTCACGCCACCGTCAAGCCGCCCTTCCGGCTGGCCGACGGCTGGACTGAAATCGACCTTTTGACCGCGTTCACCACCCATTGCGATCTTGCCGCACCGATTACGCTCGACGGGCTGGAACTGGCGCAGCTCGGCCGCTTCCTGGCCCTCGTGCCGACTGGCGACACCCACGCCCTGAACGCCCTCGCCGCCGACACCGTCCGCGACCTCGATGCGTTCCGCGCCCCCCTCACCGACGCCGACCTCGCCCGCCGCCGCGCGTCCGGCCTCACGCCCGAACAGGACGCGCTCCTGCTGCAATGGGGTTATCCTTACGTGATGGACCAGTTCCGCTGCCACTACACCCTCTCGGGCAAACTGCCCAAGGCGCAGGCAGGCCAACTTCGCGCGGCTCTCGATCCCGTGGTCACCCCGCTTGTCCCACAGCCTTTCACTCTCGACACGCTCAGCCTCTGCGGCGAGGATGCCGAGGGCCGTTTCCATCTCGTTCATCGCGCCACCCTTTCGGGCTGA
- the phnN gene encoding phosphonate metabolism protein/1,5-bisphosphokinase (PRPP-forming) PhnN, which translates to MCALVHGGRLIGVVGPSGVGKDSVMQVLAERHACVRLVRRVITRDADAGGEDFEAVGEDVFAARVRSGAFALHWRAHGLRYGVPVAVNEDLAAGHLCLVNLSRSVLREAQAMYPGFAVVHLTAPVPVLADRLAARGRESAEVIAARLSRAGFALPEGMGQVIRVENTGTLEEAAEAVWAQLQPERVAR; encoded by the coding sequence ATGTGCGCGCTGGTCCATGGCGGGCGGCTCATTGGCGTTGTCGGGCCGTCGGGCGTGGGCAAGGACAGCGTGATGCAGGTGCTGGCGGAGCGGCACGCGTGCGTGCGGCTGGTGCGGCGGGTGATCACGCGCGACGCGGATGCGGGCGGTGAGGATTTCGAGGCGGTCGGCGAGGACGTGTTCGCGGCGCGGGTGCGGTCCGGGGCGTTCGCCTTGCACTGGCGGGCGCACGGGTTGAGATACGGCGTGCCGGTGGCAGTGAATGAGGACCTGGCGGCGGGGCACCTGTGCCTGGTGAACCTGTCGCGGTCGGTGTTGCGCGAGGCGCAGGCGATGTATCCCGGCTTTGCCGTGGTGCACCTGACGGCGCCGGTGCCGGTGCTGGCGGACCGGCTGGCGGCACGCGGGCGCGAAAGTGCCGAGGTGATCGCGGCGCGGCTGTCGCGGGCGGGGTTTGCCTTGCCGGAGGGGATGGGCCAAGTGATCCGGGTGGAGAATACCGGCACCTTGGAGGAGGCGGCAGAGGCGGTCTGGGCGCAGCTTCAGCCCGAAAGGGTGGCGCGATGA
- the phnL gene encoding phosphonate C-P lyase system protein PhnL, giving the protein MIEIENVSKNFVLHNQGGAVIPVMAAASLSVGAGECVALTGASGAGKSTLMRMIYGNYLAASGRIVVAGVDVARAAPREILALRRETLGYVSQFLRVVPRVPTREVVAEPLLAVGVEKGVAVARAEELLRRLNIPEGLWGLSPTTFSGGEQQRVNIARGFAHGYPAMLLDEPTASLDADNRETVLRLIEEAKGRGAAIVGIFHDEAARARVCDREIDVSVFTPKAA; this is encoded by the coding sequence ATGATCGAGATCGAGAACGTGTCGAAGAACTTCGTGCTGCACAACCAAGGCGGCGCGGTGATTCCGGTGATGGCGGCGGCGTCGCTGTCCGTCGGGGCGGGGGAATGCGTGGCGCTGACCGGGGCCTCGGGCGCGGGCAAGTCGACGCTGATGCGGATGATCTACGGCAATTACCTGGCCGCCTCGGGGCGGATCGTGGTGGCGGGCGTGGATGTGGCCCGCGCCGCCCCGCGAGAGATCCTGGCGCTCAGGCGCGAGACGCTGGGCTATGTCAGCCAGTTCTTGCGGGTGGTGCCGCGCGTGCCGACGCGCGAGGTGGTGGCCGAGCCGCTGCTTGCCGTGGGCGTGGAGAAGGGTGTTGCCGTGGCGCGGGCCGAGGAGCTGTTGCGGCGGCTGAACATCCCCGAGGGGTTGTGGGGGTTGAGCCCGACGACCTTTTCGGGGGGCGAGCAGCAGCGGGTGAATATCGCGCGGGGGTTCGCGCATGGCTATCCGGCGATGTTGCTGGACGAGCCGACGGCGAGTCTGGATGCGGATAACCGCGAGACGGTCTTGCGCCTGATCGAGGAGGCCAAGGGGCGGGGCGCGGCCATCGTGGGGATTTTCCATGACGAGGCGGCGCGGGCAAGGGTCTGCGACCGGGAAATCGACGTGTCGGTCTTTACCCCGAAGGCGGCGTAA